The genomic segment TCAAGCTGAGCGCAATGTACAGCGGCAACATCACTGACATTTTTGCCCAATACGGCACGCGCTATTTCCAGATGCGCAACCACGCCACGCTCACACACGGCGAAATTATGGAAAAGGTTAAGGCATTTATTGATGCCGAAGGGATTGCCGCGTAAGTGGCAATAAAAAAGCAGAGCGGGCGCTCTGCTTAATCACCCCGGTCTGTTCGAGCAGGCCGGACACTACACGTCTCAGATGGAGATACATCATGAAAGACCGTTTCATCCTCGCATGTCAGGAATATTTTGTAAAGCGCCGCGCAGAAGCGCAGGCCACCGGCCAGCCGTTGTGCATGCACCCGCGTATTCATCGTGAAACGTTACCGGAGGAGCTCATCAGACGTCGCCTGAAAGCACTTGGGCGTCTCATCGTTCGCAATAACGTTCTGAACAAACCGATCCGCGTTCCGGCGCTGAATGGAGCAGAGTGGGGGCATCTGCTCCGCTCTCTGGAGACCGTCAAAGGTCTTGCTTAATGACAACCGCCCCGAGAGGGGCGGTATTTAACCCCCGACTGGCGCTCATCGGCATTGAGCCGCTGAACGCCAGAAGCGACAGCCTGGTGCAATGGATCACGACATGAAAAAAATTATAGAGGGCGCGCCGTATGGCGTTACGGTTATTCAGCTTGATAACTGCGATGAGGCGCTTTATCTGCACGGAAATTGCCTGGCCTGCGCCGATTTTGCCGAAAGAGATGATCCCATATGCGATGTCGGAGAACGTCTGGCGGAGACGCTGGGTGTTCCATTTCAGTTGCTGACTCTGCCCGTTCCTGAAAGCGATGAGTGGGCCTGGAATGATGTTACTGACTCACTTGAATGGGGTAAACGTATCAACGTTCCTCGAATGATGTTGCGTCCGGTGATGGAGTGCTGCATCAACCATATAACCGAAGATGATAATTTCTTGATGCAGGATCTGAGTCTCGCTAAACATGAAGGCGCGTGGATTCTCGATACCGATGTTGGATACCTCATTCGCCTTGAGGCGGTCACCCGCCCCTTGCATCGTTTGAAAAAATTAGGAATATCTCGCACCACTCGTGAGTTGATTTTCTGCGCCATTCGCCAGGCAGATATCAGTATGATTCATTTTTCTTCCGTCGGAGATAATCTGGACGGTTTCCAGACATTTGACTGGTGATAATCTGCCCCAAGCTCTGGGGCAATATGTTTCCCGATCAGCAAATCCCTCCTGCCAGGTAGCACCCCGGGCTTGCAGCTGGCTTGCGCCAGCGCCGCCCCAACCAGTGCCGCTTCGCGTCCCCTTTATGGATACGGACCTTGCCCGCCGCTTACTTCCGGCGTTTCCCTTTTCGTTCACGGATTCATCGCAGTCTGCCTTTGCCGTGAAAGACACTGGCCTGGACCGCTCACCCTACAAGGGCACGGCTGAAGCCTGCTTTCCTCCCCCGTTCGCACTCCCTCCCGCTGGTCAGTCGCTTGCGCTGCGGCCTCGATCAGCTCCCTTGCAGGCCTCACTGGAGGTCCAGGCCGGTCATTTCATCACGGCAACGGCCTCCCGCGATGGTGAATCACTATCAAAAGGACGACGCCATAAGAAAGTCACTTTTTAACCTCTGAGGAGAATCACTATGGCCCGTTTATCATCTGTTTTCCGCTCTGCTAACGTCATCCGTAAAGAACGCGCGCTGACCAACGATGAACTCATGCGCTTCGTTCCTAGCGTTTTCTCTGAGGAAAAGCATGAATCCCGTAGCGAACGCTATACCTATATCCCAACAATCACCCTGTTGGATAATCTGCGCAAAGAAGGCTTCCAACCTTTCTTTGCCTGCCAGACGCGCACGCGCGACCTCGGAAAGCGTGAGCATACCAAGCACATGCTACGCCTGCGCCGCGAGGGGGAAATTGTAGGCGAGGAAGTGCCGGAAATTATTCTTCTCAACAGCCACGATGGCAGCAGCAGCTATCAGATGATCCCGGGCATGTTCCGTTTCGTCTGTATGAACGGTATGGTTTGCGGGAAAACGTTCGGCGAAATCCGTGTGCCACATAAAGGGGACGTTGTCGGGCAGGTGATCGAAGGTGCTTATGAAGTGCTGGAAATTTTCGATGGCGTGAAGGAATCGCGCAGCGAGATGAAAGAAATTGAGCTCAGCAAAGACGAACAGCGAATTTTTGCCGAGATTGCACTTAACTGGAAATATGACGATAAGGGCGAAGGTAAGCACATTCCTATAACGCCTGACGATGTATTACAGACCAGACGCAATGAAGACAAACATGATGACCTTTGGACAACCTATCAGCGCGTTCAGGAGAACATGACAAAGGGCGGTGTCTGGGGGAAGAATGCGAAAGGAAAATTCCAGCGTACGCGCCCGGTAAACGGCATTGATGGCGATGTTAAGCTAAATCGGGCGTTGTGGGAAATGGCTGAAAAAATGAAAGCGCTGAAAGCCTGATAGGGAAAGGCAGGGGGAAACCTCTGCCATCTTCAACCCCGATCATTTTTCACCGATGTCGAACCGGATCAAAATGAAATCCCCCGCCAGGAGAAAGAAAATCGCCACGGTGGTGCCGTTTATCTTTCTCCTGTCCGCCCCAAGGGGCTCCTGAGGTTAGTCACATACTGTCAATTATTGAGCCGGTTTATCAGTAACCACTGTTGCGGGCTTCCTGCTTTTTATCTTGCGTGTTGGTGCTTTCTTTGCAGAACTCAGAATTTCGCGGATAGCCTTCACGCTTGTTGGTATTCCGGCAGATTCGAGAGCACTTCGAATATCTTCCACGCTGTAACCTTTGTTATTCGCCAACTCAATAATTTTTTCCTTCAACTGCTCCAGAACATCTGTTTTTGTGAGACGTGTTGGTGTCAAATCCGGCAGATCATCAAGTGATGATTTAGCCAGCTCAACATCCTCGATGCTATACCATTTCTTCTCAGCCATTCTTCGATTTCCTGTTTTTTTGTGCTCAATTCCAGGCTACGAGTATACCTCCCGAAATAACTCAGTGCCAGAACCCGGCTTTTCTGGCGTAAGCCAGTGACGGCGCAGCCGAAATCACATATACTTCCGATCATGAATCGAAATTCGATGTAAATTGTGGGACAGGGTATGTTTTGTAGCACCGCCTGCACGCAGACGGTGCTACAAAACGTCCTGGTCAGGACTCCGTCCCGACACCCTATTATGATGCCAGCCTTGCAGGCCGAGCAGGATTGAATATGAGTAAGAGTGAAAGACGCCTGAGAACGGCGCTCCTGGGCAGCGTGCGGTGTTACCCGGAAGAGAAGGCGCAGATACAGGCCAGTGCGAAAGCAGCAGGTATCTCGACAGGGGAATTTCTCCGGCGTTCAGCCCTTGGTCGTCGCATTGTGGCCAAAGGTGACACCAAGCAGATGAATGAGATTCTGAAGCTAGGTGGCCTGCAAAAGCACCTCTATACCGAGATGCAAAAACTAGGAATGATGACACCTGAACTCAGTAAGCAATTTGCTGATACTCTGGCCTCACTTCAGAAAACGTTAATGAAATTTCGGGCTGATAGCCTGAACAACACAGAGGATTAACATGCTCGCAGTCGTGGCAGAAAGGCGTCGTGATGGTAAGTCCAGCTTCGTACAACTCGTCTCTTACACCATCCTGCGTGATGATGTTGAGATGAGCGAAACGCTGTCACCAGAGCGTCCTTTTGTTCGCAAGTCACGGTCAGAAGATAAAATCTTTAATGACCTGGTTGGATACGCGACACGTAACGCACTGCCTGATTCACAGGATGTTATCGCAACGTTCCCGGACGGACGTCAGCAGGTGCGTTGCGATAAAGTCATTTGTGAGACCAACTGCTTCTCTCTCGCCACTGCCTCCACTGAAATGGACATGGTGGCCGTACAAAACACCCGCTGCAATGACCCGGTTTACCATGCCATCCTGTCATGGCCAGAATCTGAAAGGCCTACGCCAGATCAGATTTTTGATTCGGCCAGACATTGCCTTAAGCGCCTTGGTATGGAGGGGCATCAGTATGTGTTTGCTATCCACGACGATACCGATAATCTGCATTGCCACCTGACCGTTAATCGTATCAATCCGGTGAGCTATAAGGCTGCTTCACTGTATAACGATCGCTTTACTCTTGACCGCTGCTGCCGTGAACTGGAGCTTAAGAACGGCTGGAAGCACGACAATGGTCCTTACATGGTGAACAATTCTGGCGCGATTGTTCGTCGCCAGAAATTTTATAAATCTGCCCCTGCAGCTGCGCGCCAGCTGGAGCATTTTGGTGACAAGGAGAGTCTGTTTTCGTATGCGGTGGATAACTGTCGGGATAAGATGGATGCGTTGTTTCTTGGTGAGAGCTATGACTGGGATGGGGTGCATGACATTCTGATTGCGGCCGGACTTGAGTTGCGCAAGAAGGGTGAAGGACTCGCGATTTACGACGTCGCCGATGATGAACAGGCACCGATTAAAGCCAGTGATCTTCACCCAGAACTGACGCTGAGTTGTCAGCAGGAACTGATTGGTGCCTTTACCCACGCGTCCGTTGTCCGTGAGGTGAGCCGGGAAGGAAGAGATGTTCTTCTCAGTGCTGTGGATATTGAATCCCAATACGATAACCGTCTTCACCGTCGTGACAAGGGGGCTAGAACTGAGCGTCGTAATGCCCGTGCGGAGGCCCGTCAGGATCTGATTGCACGCTACAAAGCATACAAGACCAGTTTTGTACGTCCGGGGATTTCAGCGGATGCTGCCAGAACGCGTTTCCGCGAACTGGCGGCCGGCTATCGTATTCGCAAGAATAATGTTCGCATGACAGAACGCGATCCTCTTCTGCGTAAACTGATGTTCCGTGCGCTGGAAGTCGAGAAGATGAAGGATATGGCCGCACTGCGTCTCCAGATCAGAGATGAGAGGAAGGCGCTCAAAGAGATGCCGGGCTCCCGACCATTGTCGTATCGCGCCTGGGTGGAAGTGCAGGCTACCGATAATGACGCAGCAGCCATCTCTCAGTTGCGCGGTTGGGCTTATCGCGAGAAGCGTAAGAACCGGACGGTGGCCATCTCTGACAATATCATTCTCCACTCAGTGGCTGATGATATTCGTCCGTCGCAGATTCGTGGTTACGATACGAGTGTGAATCGTGATGGTGCTGTGGTGTATTCATCCGGTGGTAAGCCGGTGCTGCTCGATCGTGGTTTGTATATAGAGGTTGCTGATGCGCCGGCTGAGAAGGGTAAAAATCTGGCGATGGCATTGCACATCACCGGAGAGAAAAGCGGGGAGACAGTTGAAGTCAGGGGAGATAAAGCGTTTGTGCAGAATACCATTCAATACATTCCGCACTTCAATGCGTCATCCGGTAAAACTGTACCTCTGACACATCCAGTGCAGCGCCAGCAGGCGGGTTACACGGATATGAATCGACCTGATTCTGACACCAGTGCCAGTAAAAATAATATGCAACCTCAGGTATCACCAAAAATCGAGCGACCCTGAAACCGGAGGATCCAATGGAGTTGTTTCATGGCTCACGTGCGCGCTTTACCCAGTTTGACACCTCTTTTAAGGGAACGGGAGAAGCTGGTTCGATTGATGCTATCTGGTTCACCAATAACTATGCCGGTGCTCGCAATCATGCCCGTTACAAATGTCGTAATGAGGGCACTCCACTCGTATATCGCTGTAGCCTGTCTGCAAATGCACTGCTGGCCGATCAGAGTAAACCTCTAAGCGAGCAGCCCCGCGTCGCCGAACTGTTACTTCGCCATCTTCCTGTAGGAATCAGTTCATCGCTTTCGCATGGAAGGGACTGGCACGGATTAGTGCAACCTTATTACAAGAAAATGAGGGGTAAAACGTACTATCTCGGTAATCAGGGTGTGACTTCTGAATATGCGATTGAGCTTTACAGAGCTTGCGGACTTCACGGCGTTTATGACTGGGAGGGTGCCTGGACCGATTCATATCTTCACGGCCCCTCAATCATTATCTTCGATCTTTCTGTACTGGAAGATCTGACATGCTGTGACGCCTGAATCGAGAACCTGAACTTACCGATTCAGCTTGCCTCAGAAACCAAAAAACCGCCATGAGGGCGGTTTTTTGGTATAGCGTATTAACGCATTTATTTGAATGACTCTCTGCCCATTAGGACTTCACCTGACTGAATGAGTGAGCGTCGCCTTACTGCTCCTGGAAGCAGCTGTAAGGTGTAGGGTGATAATTCAAGTAGGGAGAAAAACGGATTGTAGGACGTTAATCAGTCCCTTCACTCCAGAGGCGATTAAATTCCTCCTGATAGGCCCGCGCTGTAGACGGTTCATTCCAGATGACGACTGTGTTTTCAGCATTGCGTTTAACTGCGCTGAACGTGTAGTTAAACGAGCCTGTCTGAGTTGTCACTCCGTCAATCACCATAAATTTGTTGTGCTGGATAGCATAACGATCGTTCAGACGAATAGGGATGCCTTTATGCTTCAACCAGGTGACAGCAGAATATCGGCCGCCATTGTCTTTTGCATCCGCGACCACCCGAACTCTGATACCACGCTGGTTGGCGTTATCCAGTGCGATAGCCACGGGTTTGCTGGTAAAGCTGTATGCAGCAACGTCGATGCTTTGCCTGGCGCTATTAATTGCAGTCAGTATGTTTTCGACGGCGCTTCCGCCGGGAGAAAAACCAGTGGTTATTCTTACCTCAGATGCGATCGATGACAGAGGAAGAAGCAAAATCGTCAGTAAAAGCGTCAGGCGCGAAGTTCTGGTGCCAGTCATAGGTGCTGTTCTCCGTGTAGTGGGTTTGTTCGGGGAATGAGGGGGCCGCTGGCTGGAAGAAATTTTCCGCTGGTGATGGTTGTGCCGGTGGGGTGCTGTATCCGGTATTGTTCTGGTGTGCCTCTTCAATACGCTTCTTCGAGATGCGTATATTTTCGCGGTCCTTCAGCCAGCGGTATTTTCCCTTGTTCTTCTCAAGAGCGTTAACGGCTGCTTCAAACAGCAGAACGCCGCGTTCATCATCGCTGTAATCCACATCGGTACGGCTATCCAGATCGCTGGCCAGTTGTGTGATGGCCAGAAGTGTCTGATCCTCGATACGGGCATGAAGGTGGCCGTGATACTCTTCCGGACTGGTCGAGTGGCAGATGTCCAGAATCTGGCTGACCCGTTCCTGGGATACCGGACGCCGGCGTTCGGCTGCCGGTACTTCACGGCAAAGGTCACTGAAATCCGGGCGGCGGATGGGGACGTAACGGTTGATCTTGACGTCCAGTTTCGAAATCTTCTCGCTATCCGGGATGTAGATGGAGTTGCTGCGGACCAACTGGTCCTCAAAGACGATGATACCCTCACCTTCTTTCAGTGACTTGAGCTCATCAAGCTGGATGTTGTCCTTATCGCGGACCTCCACACGGTCAACGTCCTGATAGCTCCCCATACTGGTTCGTTCCATGGAGCGCTGCTCAGCATACTGACCAGTACCACCGACCGCACGGATCATCTTCAGGGTGTCTTCCGTATCCTCCGTTTTCATGAACTGTTTGGTACCGAGGTTGGCGTTCACGGAATGCACTTCTTTCCCATGTTTCAGCATGGCCTGCAGGTCCTGGCCAAGGATAACCAGCATGTAACGCAGGCTTCGCATCTGGGCAGCCAGTTTCTCCAGACCAGGTGCGAAGTAGTAGCCGACTTCGTCACAGAGGAGCATAAACGGAAACTTACTGGCGAACTTCTTCACGGTCAGAGTGTGTTCCGGTGAGCCATCAATCTTGTTACCCAGATCTTTGGCGATGTTCATCCTGATGTCTGAGATATAGAGCTTACCCAGTGTGGCGGCCTCGTTATCGGAAAGCTCAAGAGCCGGGATGAGGACAACCAGCGTGCGATCGTTGTGCAGGATGTCCTGCATATCGATGTCTCCGCCGTTTTTGGGAAAGACGTGGCCATAGGTATCGTTAAACATGCTGAGCATGCGGGTGAACTGCTGGATGAGGTATCCGTGTTGGTCGAGGGCACCCTGAGACCATTCTCCCGGACGGTTGATCAGGTTCATATCAAAGCCGGCGAGGTTGGCCAGATAGTTTTCCATCGGCTTGTAGCCTTCCACGTGCCAGCCTTGTTCCAGCGCTTCACGGTAGAGCCCCACAAACTTAACTAGCGGGAGATAGGACTGAATGACGTCCTGCGTCAGCAGAATGTTGTCCCTGGCCCGTTTGTAGCACAGGGCGTAAATCAGCGCGTTCATCATGGCACGCGCTTTGTCTTTCCACCCTTCATCGCTACCGTTTCCCGCCGGTTGTAAAGACTCCATCAACTGGGTGATGAAGGTCGGACTCCCGTAAGCGAAAGGATTGGTGCCGTTCGACTGCGGTCGGGACTTATCACCGAGTAACAACTTTTTGAACTTGTCATCGCTACCGGTAATGAAATTCAGGACGTGCCAGTCGTCTTCCTGACCGAAGCGTCTGGCCATCGACCAGGTGGCGACAGCGAGGTCTATCTGTGCCTTACCGTCAGAGATACAGCAACCGCGTGCCCAGCACAGAGAATTGAGGTACATGCTGTATAGAGTTTCAGTTTTCCCGCCGCCGGTGGTGGCCATAATTTGCATATGGCGTAGGGCGTCAGAGGTTTGTAGCCACAGCTCCCTGCCTCTGTCCTGCTTGCGTGCTGTCCCCAGGCATAGCGTCCCCTCTGATTTTCCCCGGACAATTTTAGGGAGGTTCAGATTGAGCAGTGGAATGTTCCAACTGAGCTCACGTTCCGTCGAGAGGTCCAGTCCTCCAACATCCATCGGTATCCGCAATGGTAAGCGAAAGCGCTGATCGCTAAATGCGACCAGCAGGATAGTACCTAGTGGCAGGGATAGCAGCAGTGTAGCAGGCCAAATGGCGCCGGCCAGAAGAGAAAACACCAGTAGTAGTTGTACGGTAGCCGGCGCCAGGAGTATGCGCTCAGCCTGTTGGCCGTGGACCAACCGGCTTATTCGCCAGCTGTCCACAGGACCGTGTCGTCCTTTCAAATCCATGAAGGCCTCCTTACTTGCGGGTATTGAGGAATGACTTCAGTGCCGCATCGCTAGCCATGGCCTGCAGTGGGATCATTCTGCCGTCATCACTGATGACAGTCGGGGTACCAGGCATGCGGTACAGCTCAAATGCCAGGTCATTACGCGCCAGCGCCAGTTTGCCAGCATCGCAAGCGGCCGGAGCAACGTCAGTTTTAGCTTTGTCTGTCAAGTTGAGCATGCCTGCACCGGTGTCATTCAGGACCTTCCACATTTGTGCGCGCTTCTCAGGTGAGGAGCAAAGTAGGGGGACCACTTCGTCTGCAGTGCGGGTTTTGCCAATCAGCGTCACCGGAAAAATCTCCACGTTGTAGTCTTCTGCCAAAGCCTGGACGGTTGGTTCAAAGATGCGGCAGTTTGGGCATTCCGGATCAAGAAAGATGTAAAGCGAGCGTTCATGGCCAGAGGACAAGCGAATAGTGAATTCCTGCTTTGCTGCACCATTTTTGAGTCGTTCTGCGAGCAGAGCCCGAGCCTCAGCGGCTGCTTCCTGAGAGAGGGCATAATTGCTGTTCTGAACCTGCGGGGCCTGCTGTACAGGTACTTCCGGGGTTACTGCAGCTGCTGCAGGCTGAGCTTGTGATATCACAGGAACGGAAGCGGTCTGCGCGGCGGGGACTGGCATCTTTACCGATCCGCTGAGCTGCGGCGCCAGCCAGGCTGCTGCAAGGACAAGGCACAGGACTCCAGGGGCGAACCATTTCCACTTCGATGTTAAGACAGAGGGGGCTTTCCGGACCGGGTTGGTGGTCATGGCCATGCGTGTGAGCACATCGGCCGTGGTGTTCATAATCAGGCTGGCGAGCTCCTGGTCTTCCGTCGAGAAAAGACGGGCAAAACCATTATTGCTCTGGCGCATCCAGATAACGTATTGCCCGGCATCCTGCTCCAGGGTGAGCTGATAGCGCTCG from the Serratia fonticola genome contains:
- a CDS encoding DUF5983 family protein, with the translated sequence MKKIIEGAPYGVTVIQLDNCDEALYLHGNCLACADFAERDDPICDVGERLAETLGVPFQLLTLPVPESDEWAWNDVTDSLEWGKRINVPRMMLRPVMECCINHITEDDNFLMQDLSLAKHEGAWILDTDVGYLIRLEAVTRPLHRLKKLGISRTTRELIFCAIRQADISMIHFSSVGDNLDGFQTFDW
- a CDS encoding DUF932 domain-containing protein: MARLSSVFRSANVIRKERALTNDELMRFVPSVFSEEKHESRSERYTYIPTITLLDNLRKEGFQPFFACQTRTRDLGKREHTKHMLRLRREGEIVGEEVPEIILLNSHDGSSSYQMIPGMFRFVCMNGMVCGKTFGEIRVPHKGDVVGQVIEGAYEVLEIFDGVKESRSEMKEIELSKDEQRIFAEIALNWKYDDKGEGKHIPITPDDVLQTRRNEDKHDDLWTTYQRVQENMTKGGVWGKNAKGKFQRTRPVNGIDGDVKLNRALWEMAEKMKALKA
- a CDS encoding molybdopterin-guanine dinucleotide biosynthesis protein MobC is translated as MAEKKWYSIEDVELAKSSLDDLPDLTPTRLTKTDVLEQLKEKIIELANNKGYSVEDIRSALESAGIPTSVKAIREILSSAKKAPTRKIKSRKPATVVTDKPAQ
- the mobA gene encoding plasmid mobilization protein MobA, whose product is MSKSERRLRTALLGSVRCYPEEKAQIQASAKAAGISTGEFLRRSALGRRIVAKGDTKQMNEILKLGGLQKHLYTEMQKLGMMTPELSKQFADTLASLQKTLMKFRADSLNNTED
- the traI gene encoding TraI/MobA(P) family conjugative relaxase produces the protein MLAVVAERRRDGKSSFVQLVSYTILRDDVEMSETLSPERPFVRKSRSEDKIFNDLVGYATRNALPDSQDVIATFPDGRQQVRCDKVICETNCFSLATASTEMDMVAVQNTRCNDPVYHAILSWPESERPTPDQIFDSARHCLKRLGMEGHQYVFAIHDDTDNLHCHLTVNRINPVSYKAASLYNDRFTLDRCCRELELKNGWKHDNGPYMVNNSGAIVRRQKFYKSAPAAARQLEHFGDKESLFSYAVDNCRDKMDALFLGESYDWDGVHDILIAAGLELRKKGEGLAIYDVADDEQAPIKASDLHPELTLSCQQELIGAFTHASVVREVSREGRDVLLSAVDIESQYDNRLHRRDKGARTERRNARAEARQDLIARYKAYKTSFVRPGISADAARTRFRELAAGYRIRKNNVRMTERDPLLRKLMFRALEVEKMKDMAALRLQIRDERKALKEMPGSRPLSYRAWVEVQATDNDAAAISQLRGWAYREKRKNRTVAISDNIILHSVADDIRPSQIRGYDTSVNRDGAVVYSSGGKPVLLDRGLYIEVADAPAEKGKNLAMALHITGEKSGETVEVRGDKAFVQNTIQYIPHFNASSGKTVPLTHPVQRQQAGYTDMNRPDSDTSASKNNMQPQVSPKIERP
- a CDS encoding phospholipase D family protein — translated: MTGTRTSRLTLLLTILLLPLSSIASEVRITTGFSPGGSAVENILTAINSARQSIDVAAYSFTSKPVAIALDNANQRGIRVRVVADAKDNGGRYSAVTWLKHKGIPIRLNDRYAIQHNKFMVIDGVTTQTGSFNYTFSAVKRNAENTVVIWNEPSTARAYQEEFNRLWSEGTD
- the trbC gene encoding F-type conjugative transfer protein TrbC — its product is MDLKGRHGPVDSWRISRLVHGQQAERILLAPATVQLLLVFSLLAGAIWPATLLLSLPLGTILLVAFSDQRFRLPLRIPMDVGGLDLSTERELSWNIPLLNLNLPKIVRGKSEGTLCLGTARKQDRGRELWLQTSDALRHMQIMATTGGGKTETLYSMYLNSLCWARGCCISDGKAQIDLAVATWSMARRFGQEDDWHVLNFITGSDDKFKKLLLGDKSRPQSNGTNPFAYGSPTFITQLMESLQPAGNGSDEGWKDKARAMMNALIYALCYKRARDNILLTQDVIQSYLPLVKFVGLYREALEQGWHVEGYKPMENYLANLAGFDMNLINRPGEWSQGALDQHGYLIQQFTRMLSMFNDTYGHVFPKNGGDIDMQDILHNDRTLVVLIPALELSDNEAATLGKLYISDIRMNIAKDLGNKIDGSPEHTLTVKKFASKFPFMLLCDEVGYYFAPGLEKLAAQMRSLRYMLVILGQDLQAMLKHGKEVHSVNANLGTKQFMKTEDTEDTLKMIRAVGGTGQYAEQRSMERTSMGSYQDVDRVEVRDKDNIQLDELKSLKEGEGIIVFEDQLVRSNSIYIPDSEKISKLDVKINRYVPIRRPDFSDLCREVPAAERRRPVSQERVSQILDICHSTSPEEYHGHLHARIEDQTLLAITQLASDLDSRTDVDYSDDERGVLLFEAAVNALEKNKGKYRWLKDRENIRISKKRIEEAHQNNTGYSTPPAQPSPAENFFQPAAPSFPEQTHYTENSTYDWHQNFAPDAFTDDFASSSVIDRI
- a CDS encoding thioredoxin fold domain-containing protein; protein product: MSEQTIFNISTEIYDQHLQVRLNDSSLFCLNMPTAERYQLTLEQDAGQYVIWMRQSNNGFARLFSTEDQELASLIMNTTADVLTRMAMTTNPVRKAPSVLTSKWKWFAPGVLCLVLAAAWLAPQLSGSVKMPVPAAQTASVPVISQAQPAAAAVTPEVPVQQAPQVQNSNYALSQEAAAEARALLAERLKNGAAKQEFTIRLSSGHERSLYIFLDPECPNCRIFEPTVQALAEDYNVEIFPVTLIGKTRTADEVVPLLCSSPEKRAQMWKVLNDTGAGMLNLTDKAKTDVAPAACDAGKLALARNDLAFELYRMPGTPTVISDDGRMIPLQAMASDAALKSFLNTRK